From the genome of Ctenopharyngodon idella isolate HZGC_01 chromosome 23, HZGC01, whole genome shotgun sequence, one region includes:
- the myca gene encoding transcriptional regulator Myc-A, with amino-acid sequence MPVSASLAYKNYDYDYDSIQPYFYFDNDDEDFYHHQQGQTQPPAPSEDIWKKFELLPTPPLSPSRRQSLSTAEQLEMVSEFLGDDVVNQSFICDADYSQSFIKSIIIQDCMWSGFSAAAKLEKVVSERLASLHAARKELISDSSSNRLNASYLQDLSTSASECIDPSVVFPYPLTESGKASKVAPSQPMLVLDTPPNSSSSSGSDSEDDEEEEEEEEEEEEEEEEEEEEEIDVVTVEKRQKRSETEVSDSRHPSPLVLKRCHVSTHQHNYAAHPSTRHDQPAVKRLRLEASSNNNSSSSNRHGKQRKCASPRTSDSEDNDKRRTHNVLERQRRNELKLSFFALRDEIPEVANNEKAAKVVILKKATECIHSMHLDEQRLLSIKEQLRRKSEQLKHRLQQLRSSH; translated from the exons ATGCCGGTGAGTGCGAGTTTGGCGTATAAAAACTACGATTACGACTACGACTCCATCCAGCCATATTTCTACTTCGACAACGACGATGAGGATTTCTATCACCATCAGCAAGGACAGACTCAACCTCCAGCTCCGAGCGAAGACATTTGGAAGAAATTTGAACTGCTACCCACACCGCCCCTCTCGCCCAGCCGGAGACAGTCGCTCTCCACCGCCGAACAGCTGGAGATGGTCAGCGAGTTCCTGGGTGACGACGTGGTCAACCAGAGCTTCATCTGCGATGCGGACTACTCCCAGTCCTTCATCAAGTCCATCATCATCCAGGACTGCATGTGGAGCGGCTTTTCCGCCGCTGCCAAGTTGGAGAAAGTGGTTTCTGAGAGACTGGCATCCCTGCATGCTGCGAGGAAGGAACTGATATCTGACAGCAGCTCAAATCGACTCAATGCAAGTTATTTGCAGGATCTGAGCACCTCTGCATCAGAATGCATCGATCCCTCTGTGGTCTTCCCTTATCCTCTCACCGAGTCCGGCAAAGCCAGCAAGGTTGCACCATCGCAGCCCATGCTGGTCCTGGACACTCCACCTAACAGCTCCAGCAGCAGTGGCAGCGATTCAG aagatgatgaagaagaggaggaggaggaggaagaagaggaagaggaggaggaggaagaagaagaggaagaaatTGATGTGGTGACAGTGGAGAAGCGACAGAAAAGAAGCGAGACGGAGGTGTCGGATTCGAGGCACCCCAGTCCCCTGGTGTTGAAGCGCTGTCATGTCTCCACCCACCAGCACAACTACGCCGCCCACCCGTCCACGCGGCATGACCAGCCGGCTGTCAAGAGGCTACGATTGGAAgccagcagcaacaacaacagcagcagcagcaacaggcATGGGAAGCAACGCAAGTGCGCGAGTCCCCGGACGTCGGATTCTGAGGACAATGACAAACGCAGGACTCACAATGTGCTGGAGCGCCAGCGCAGAAACGAACTCAAACTCAGCTTTTTTGCACTACGGGATGAGATTCCTGAGGTTGCAAATAATGAGAAAGCCGCTAAAGTGGTTATCCTAAAGAAGGCGACAGAGTGCATCCACAGCATGCACTTGGATGAGCAGAGGCTGCTGTCCATCAAAGAACAGCTGAGGCGAAAGAGCGAACAGTTAAAACATAGGCTGCAGCAGCTGCGGAGTTCACATTAA